A genomic window from Chelonoidis abingdonii isolate Lonesome George chromosome 26, CheloAbing_2.0, whole genome shotgun sequence includes:
- the LOC116817902 gene encoding LOW QUALITY PROTEIN: uncharacterized protein LOC116817902 (The sequence of the model RefSeq protein was modified relative to this genomic sequence to represent the inferred CDS: inserted 1 base in 1 codon) codes for MNAKLGGYLPGSHLLCSHXSGPQSRYWMERGEEVQVPDLRKGEDDESWPGPQTGERLASVAGAVDAAPGRGSSSTNVELMGAPAAGAEEAVPGGSARVKEAVPGGSANAELAPHRDPTIKWPFKCSECGKSFRQSATLTRHQLLHASERPYVCTTCSKGFCDRTALATHQRAHTGERPFPCLACGKAFAGSSALLVHQRVHTGERPYRCGECGQSFRQSAHLAQHQQGAHISQRPHACTQCGKSFGLRSTLARHLQTHSVERPYACPDCLRRFRQRAHLLRHQLAHTGERPFPCPVCGKAFALSATLLRHQLVHTGERPYRCGECGRSYTQSSYLRQHQRSAHAGQRPHTCPDCGRAFADRANLLRHQRGHTGTRPHTCAECGRCFAQLAHLREHGRTHSREQPFCCSQCGQAFGHRSALAAHQRAHSGERPYPCTQCGCHFAQLASLVEHRRRHTGEKPHECPHCGCRFRHRSALLRHQRSHAGERPFLCGQCGRGYTRSSNLLLHQRVHAAE; via the exons ATGAATGCCAAGCTCGGCGGGTATTTACCTGGATCCCACCTGCTCTGTTCTC TCAGCGGGCCCCAATCCCGATACTGGATGGAGCGAGGGGAAGAGGTGCAAGTCCCAGATCTCAGAAAAGGCGAGGACGATGAGAGCTGGCCTGGCCCCCAAACAG GTGAGAGGCTGGCAAGCGTGGCTGGGGCAGTGGATGCTGcaccaggaagaggcagcagcagcactaatGTGGAGCTGATGGGGGCCCCTGCTGCGGGGGCAGAGGAAGCTGTGCCAGGGGGCAGTGCTAGGGTGAAGGAGGCTGTACCGGGAGGTAGCGCTAACGCAGAGCTGGCGCCGCACAGAGACCCCACAATCAAGTGGCCCTTTAAATGCAGcgagtgtgggaagagcttccgGCAGAGTGCCACGCTGACAAGGCACCAGCTCCTCCATGCGAGCGAGAGGCCCTATGTCTGCACCACGTGCAGCAAAGGCTTTTGCGACCGCACGGCGCTGGCCACGCACCAGCGGGCACACACAGGTGAgcgccccttcccctgcctggcGTGCGGCAAGGCCTTTGCTGGCAGCTCGGCACTGCTGGTGCATCAGCGAGTGCACACCGGTGAACGTCCCTACCGCTGTGGGGAGTGCGGGCAGAGCTTCCGGCAGAGTGCCCACCTGGCACAGCACCAGCAGGGTGCCCACATCAGCCAGCGCCCCCACGCCTGCACTCAGTGTGGCAAGAGTTTCGGGCTGCGCTCCACACTGGCACGGCACTTGCAGACACACAGTGTTGAACGCCCCTACGCCTGCCCTGACTGCCTCCGCCGCTTCCGCCAGCGAGCCCACCTGCTCCGGCACCAGCTGGCGCACACCGGTGAGCGCCCCTTCCCCTGCCCGGTCTGCGGCAAAGCCTTTGCCCTGAGTGCCACGTTGCTGCGGCACCAGTTGGTGCACACAGGCGAGCGCCCCTACCGCTGTGGGGAGTGTGGGCGCAGCTATACCCAGAGCTCCTACCTGCGCCAGCACCAGCGCAGTGCCCACGCTGGCCAGCGCCCCCACACCTGTCCTGACTGCGGCCGTGCCTTTGCTGACCGTGCCAACCTCCTGCGGCACCAACGGGGCCACACAGGCACCCGACCCCACACCTGTGCTGAGTGTGGGCGGTGCTTTGCCCAGCTGGCACACCTACGGGAGCACGGGCGCACACACAGCAGGGAGCAGCCATTCTGCTGCAGCCAGTGTGGCCAAGCCTTTGGGCACCGTTCAGCCTTGGCTGCGCACCAGCGCGCACACAGTGGAGAGCGCCCCTACCCCTGTACCCAGTGTGGGTGCCACTTTGCTCAGCTTGCCAGCCTAGTGGAGCACCGCCGGCGGCACACGGGCGAGAAACCTCACGAGTGCCCCCACTGTGGGTGCCGTTTCCGCCACCGCTCAGCCCTGCTTCGCCACCAGCGCTCCCATGCTGGGGAGCGCCCCTTCCTCTGCGGGCAGTGCGGTCGTGGCTACACCCGCAGCTCCAACCTCCTGCTGCACCAGCGGGTGCATGCTGCTGAGTGA